The sequence CCGCTGAAATGCTACTGACGATAAAAGCAGGTTACTAATAGACAATAAAAGAGCATTAGGCCTAATTGTCTGTGACAGATTGTGTCTGCAAAATTAAATCCAGTTTTCCATGTACTATCCAAttagcctcttgaccattttgCTAGGTGCTTCGGTGCAAAATGCAAAGGTAAGCgatgtgaaatatattttactattATTGCATTTATAGCTCAATAATATTATTGACCATCTTTTCTAATAACAAATCGGAAACATTTCAAAACTCATCCCAGTCACGTTACATTTCACTCTCTTTCAACATATCTCTAACAATGGATGAAGAtcaccaaaaacagcaacaacaacaacgcacaTCAGCCTACGCCACCGTCTTGCGCTCGTGCATGAAAGAGATCGAATTCACCAAGGCTGAGTTGCAACGCTTTCGTCTGAGTTTACTCTCACGCGACCCAGAAGTGTTGAAAAGCGCCAAAGAGCAAACTGCGCAGCAGCGTAGAGTGGCGGAAATTGAAGAAGATGATTCATTACACACAGAAGCAGCGAACCGTTATGAAACTCGATTTAAAGAGAATACACCACAAAATAATGCTATAGCGTATGAAGATGCGAAAGTGTTTGGAAGTGATGAAGAAGCATTGCAGTGTTTCGTCTATTGCCTCTATGAGCAATTGGTTCTTACTTCGAAGAGTGTATATATGGAGTATGAACTTTTTGCCAAATTGTATGCGATTTTGGGACGTGAGCGGCATTTGGTGAAAGAGTGTTTGAATTTCAATATGAACAATAAATGTGAATCCTCATACAAAATGCGATTGTGCAATTCGCGACTGCAGATGCTGGAATCGGAGGAGCGTCTGCGTGATGCATTTGAGTATGGAGGGCGCGCTGATGAGTCAGTAGTGGAAGAGGATAATGATGTAGATATGGGAGAGAACCAGAAAGAGAACACAACGCAGACACAATAATCCTAACCAAGATGCGATGCCTTTTAAtgttactaaatattttttataatagctcGGATATATTCGTATATGAATCAGTTCGGAATATTTATATCATTAAAAGTAcaatacatatgcaaaaaaaccaaaacaaaataaagacaaaaacaaaaaaattaagagcaaaataaaaatgataccAGAAGCTAGAACAGggataaataaaaaagacaaaagaaaaatataaatattttttttttataaatttaagaaactcgaagaaaaatatatttcattaggAAGATCGCACTTTTATTAAGTGTGCCCCAGTGAGCCACTTGCAAggcatttttgtaaaaaaatattccttctTGGCCGAGAGGTAGAGAACGCTACTGCACGTGTAGTTTGATCTTAAAGTAGGATATATCGACATGCCTGTATCAAAGAGACAAATGTGTTTTTTACTTCAAACTTCATTGGCTTTAAGTACCACGTTCTAGTACTCACCCACCAGATCTCAGTTTCTATCACCTTAACGCACCACCCTAATGTTAGTAAATTAAAGCTCGCCGAACTACTAAGAAAGTATATCGATTCGAAGGCAATTTCGATACTTATTTTTTTCCGAATCTTTAAGCGGCTGCTAATAAAGTATTTCAATTAGGAAGGaaggaatttatttttgccgAATGTAGAGGTCGccattttacaattttcgtCATATCTTCAGCATTTATAGTCGGATCTTGAAATGTGATATATCGGCGGTGGAGAGTTGCACACGTAAAATCCGTTTTCCTTATAAGCTGGCGCGGCCTACGGAACTTGAAACTTTACTGTCCTTATTtttgcatcaaaatttaaaaggttattttaaaaactactaCGTATTTATGTGTCAATGTACAGGGCGTCGTTTGTCACTGCCTCTTCCCTCTATCAAGTTGTCGCTTCATGAGACGATCCATTCATTCGAGCTCTTCATAGAAGCAAAAATGTGGATCAGAAGCTGTGCCATCTATCGAAGCAAGTGATGCGTGTAGATGAAAGATATAACATTTGGAGAGTAGAGCGATTGGGATAGGACCTCCTATGTCGGTGTTTCCAAGTATGCCTTCAGCCCTATTGGAACAAAAGGCCGAGCGTTATTATGCCTACCTTTCAGGTTCTTTTCTTGATGCTACGACCATTTTTCCTTCGGTGCTCGACTTAAATGCATTAATTGATGTTGACACCTTTTCGCTGCAATAGTTTCACTCAGCTTTAATAGTTCATAATTTATATATCGAGATGGTTTCGCTAAATATAGAGCATAACTTTGCATTTGATTTGGCCGTAGACGTGGAGGCATGCCCTTTTTTCCGCACTTCGGTTTGTGGTAGCGTACCCATTTTTTGCCATCAGCTACAATGTGATCCAGAAATCCTTTCCATTTTGGTCTTTGAAGTGCTACTGATAAGCAAAAAATCACCTTTCAATATCACCCGGCTTCAGTTTGTAGTATACAGTGGTTTTGGGGCATTTTCAAATACATAGATTTTTTTAGTCACTATCAACGACTCTCGCAATTTTGCTTACTTTGTAAATGAGTTTTTAACAACTAGTGCCACCTGTTCTGAGTTCTCAATAATTTTCTGCCTTCCCTTGATATGACGGTCCACCAAAATCAGCGCACCACCGCAAGTATTGAAAAGCATTCTATTAGCCTCAGCTGACATTTTTCTTCGAATGGTGATACTTTAGCACATTCGACCAGGCACAGCCAAGAGTTCTTGAAGAAGACTTCTAATTGAGGTCGAAATATCGAggaaaaaaacattataaaaataattttatgcatTCTTTTAAGTTTGGCTCTACGCTCCACCCGGACTTAAAGGGTATATATTAGAACCCAACAGAAGGTAATacaatacagggttgcccatattcgacggacccgacggatttcgatgactgtttgggcccattccaatcgacgaggcttgtctggaggcaacaatctttgcgtcaattgaatcttatacgggaataaatgcaaagcaatgcggataattcgttgtaaagtggtccgagcaatgcccaactgctgagaacggcgattttgggatgtccttggcgacgtctcaacactggcccgtacaagagcaatattctcattcGATCGCCTTggccggttttgatttggccgctttggattagaaagagcatcaccagacGAAAACCTTTCATACAAACATGTAATGGTGTTCTTaaaaggcgcacttttcacattatttaattttttattcgcacattgagttttcacaattgacttcttttgttgaatgtaaatttcaacaatttgggtgcactcgcgtggcgtgtactgttccatggtaaaaatttgcttggactgacgctttcaACGCAGTATGTCATTGAGCGATCTGACGTTTCTGTCAAAAGATGCAGGGTTGCCAGataggtccgtcgaatattggcaaccctgttcaAAAGAGATCCGAAAGAGGAAATGGGGCCGGATTGGCCATGTTCTAAGCAGAGGAAATGGAGTCTTAACAAAGGCCCCCCATTAACTGGAATACCCAAGGAAGCCGTAGACGTGGAAGGCCACCGAATACCAAGAGACAGTTGCTGGAGTCAGAAGCCCGCACCATGCAGCTTAGCTTGAAAGAAGTTAAGAGATTGGCGCAAAACAAACACGAATGGAAGAAATTCGTTGTGGCCCTATCTTCCACACCGGAACTCTAAAAATTTATGCTGATATATACTATATTCATCTTTAAACTGGTCGGccatagctgaatgggttggtgcgtgactacctttcgggAGTGCGCGGTTCGaacctccgtgcatgaaacaccaaaaggaTAGAAAGTTTTGTTTGAAGAGCTGTCGTCCCTCGGGagacaatgacaaaccttcgaatgtatttctgccatgaaaaagctcctcataaaaatatctgccgttcggagtcggcttaaaagtaCAGGTCGCCCGAATTGTgggaaacatcaagacgcacgccacaaataggagaaggagctcttCCAAACATCTAAAGAAGTGCATGCACCAATTATATACTTTTTCTCGGTCTCGagcacaaaaaagaaatattcgaatatATTTGGAGGACAGTAAAAAAgctcaaatagtttttgaccaagaataaatctatgaaaaaatatttgtaaatacgcTAAAGAGGTATGTCGTTTATATTCACTATGTCCAAGtttattgtttaatattttagatttgTCTGCTTCGACTAGTGCTTAGTATTGCAGCCAGCTAGCGAAAAACAACATAGGAATGCACTTCCAATGTTTTACTAAGAATGATAATTTTCGGTAGGTGAAGAATTACAAATGTTCCGACTCTGAGAATATTCCATAGGAAACTTTCTGCTTGGAGCAGAGCAAAAGGAAGGTATCCATTGTATTGGAGAGATGAAATGCAGATAAGTGATGTGGCTTCGCTTGGTATGTTTAATGACgaggaagaaaaattaaaaaaaatttagtctcAGTAGTTTTGATTTAAATTGGAGTGTTGGAGTGTGTCGCTTAGTGCCAGGTCACATGACATAATTGTGGTTGGTATTCGCCTGATCAACAACTTGACCACCGAGCGTGAAGTTGTTAACCTTTTTATGTTTCCATTTAACTAAGCTACTCTGTTATTTCACAGTACcattcataaaattgtgtttattcaataaaaaacaatttagatTGCTAGCataacagaaaatttaaaatttttttcacattttagtcaattaattttttccgctCCCATATATATAATAATCGAATTAATTTAAATCGAACATAATTAAGTAATTCTATACTCCAATTTGTGCTTGAAAAGGTGCGCTGAGGccacttaaatattaaattttttttatgttctaaAATGCTCACTTTACTGCTCTATTTAAGTGGCTACATTCGAATCGGAATTTaccatttgaaaacaaaaatttacgcaATGCAAACATTCAGTTCACTACCGTTGCTGTTGGCGATCCTCTTTTCCAGCGTCATATCACAGGTTAGTTTATAGAacaacttttacaaattttatgaattaataaatttacaaaaatcatcGTAATTCTCTCGCAGTTGTATGCGGCCGATGATCAAGCAGCACGCGAAACTTGCATCAAGCAGGCTAACCTGAATGCCGATGAACTGAATCGGGTGAAGAGCGAGTCAGCTGTTATGAAACTCGTAGATGACGACTCGGAGGCATTGAAATGCTACCAACGCTGCTATTATCGACAACTGGGGTTAATGGACGATGCTGGCAAGGCGGTGGTGCCGCTACTTGTGGATTATATTTCGAAGATCACTGGTGTTTcggataaaaagaaaataactgaAGTTTTCCTCTCATGTAAGTCGGTAAAAAGAGACAGCGAGTGCGATAAGGTGTACCAAATCGGGAAGTGCATTATGCAAAAATTGGCTGTTTAAAGAGCTGCAATTATATAGTAACTGTTTCTTTGACTCCTCTAAAACCTATTGTAAAGCGCCAGTTATTCGACTAATAAAAATCACCATATAAAAATAGAGTCCACTGAAAAAGCTGTGGTAGTTTTaaatctgagcaatttttgatatgtttttagtgtttttgggaagaaaataatgtaaaggACTGGGGCTCAGGTATCACTAGGTATATGACAGGAGTTATATTACATGCACAGTCCTTGCTGCACTGGATTCTATGTAAAGAAAGTAGAAACGCGGCTGTGTTATGATGATCTGAATATGTAAAGCGTTCGGTAGCAATcttgtatttactttttcatttcaaactagtaagtacagcactcagataaCATGAAGTCCATTATACTGAgctcgggttcccttttaaattttctttaaatctatccgatctccgaagaaatgcgagtagatcttgtggtgccaagatcTTGTGGtcgtttcttaacacatcagtgccaaagactacaagcctgattcgagcgaaggtcgggcagacacacagaaagtggtccgccgtctcattctcCTCTCCACATACTGGGCAGAGGGctctgtctgagatgcctaccatTTCCATGGCCTTTGCCTATAGAAAGTAGCCCGTCATCAGTctaaccagctgcctacagtcccttctgatTAATGACAGGAGCATtcgcgacagtcggtcggacatgaaaggtaacatcaattttgtccatctgcagtctCTCTCAGCCTGGAAAGCTCGCTTGTGGTTTGGAGTAaaccgtttgctaaccgtggctttgatggctgctaAAGGGAGTGACAGAACGGGCttcgggccaaagaagttggcctcagagctcaTCCTAGCTAAAATGCCAGaaatctcgttacccgcgacgCCCaagtgtcccgggacccatgttagcatcaggatattatgccTACCGACACAGTTCAGCTTGGACTGTACAGGACTTACAGACCTCAACTATCCTTAAAGTGGTtgaagggctgtctaaggccatgaaaacagctttgctgtcgctgtATTTACTTACTAGGAAATTCAAAACTCCTCTAGATTAAACGCCAAATATCTACTATGGCCAAAGAGACTTTGCTTTaggaacgaaggattttttagctatttcgtttttgtttcaaTATCTAAACAACAATCAACAAATCTTTACAAATTCTCTGCaagttttttctttcgcaaGTTTGAGAGAAATCTTTTTGATTGTCAGTAGCAGTAAAGCTGTGGATTTATAAGCATTTTGGATAAAGAATTATGCCAAGTTCGTACTTTTTCTCTGtgctttaattatatatttttcattttgcatctTTAAGCTATCTGTAGACGGTTAAGAAACCATATTTGACATAACTCATCCTTGCTGCTCTAGATTTCTAGCTACTGTTAGAGTACCAATAAAAGTGGGCACGACACTCGCCAGCTACCTGGCTTCTACTGCTTATCAACGTCAggccttaaaaattaaattaaatttaaaaaagtcaatAAGCAACCAGTTTAAAAGTGACAACTTCTGTTCGTAAATTCGAATTGACAATttggctaattaaaaaaataagagcaGTGAATCGACGCGATCAcaaagaaaaagtaataaaatacaataaataaaataaaaaaatcgtttaaaattaaataaagctttAGTCATAAAAACAGATCTCTTAAGACCTtgataaatgcatattttaaatacgtatgtatgtttgtatgcatttgtgtgtgtgcatatatttattattataattattttattgttgtcatATGACGAAGAAGCTTAAGTTGAGTTTAGAGAGAAATAAGCCAAAATCTCAGGCGTGCCAAATCTTAGCAGATTTTTTAGCatttcacttttcatttattatctCAGGACCTGAATAAAATTATCGGCGTACTTTCAACGAAAAGTTGCTCAGAACAAATGCGAATACAAATGTGTattactattttaatttttaatataaaaatatgcaaaatatttttctaatgcaaCCTAGTAAATGTATTGAACGCAAGcatgaattttttgttaatattgcattaaaaaagtgtaaggaaaaaaacaaaaaatttaattttccacttATAATCGAATCTGTGAGGTCTTTATTGTTCatattgcattaaaaatgtatgagcaagaacaaaaataaactttaattttcgTCTTAAGAGGGAATCTGTGGTCTCGGCGTTTcttctcaatttttgttttgggaaagaaaaaaattaacttgaaGCTGCAAAATGTTTTGAGCATTCCGCCACACATTTGGGGAgtctacaaatttttttaataaaatatttcattagcaATGGGAATTTGACGCATCCCTGTAGTTTTCCAATGGCGTGAAAGAAACAGAGCGCATTTTTAGTCGAATAGAGTTTTAATTGCTGTGATGAGCTTCTGGATGAGCtaaaaaaatggaagaaaacaTACAATATTTAGCCCTTTGGAgttggaaaaaatttgtttttcagaaaaaatgtgaaaaatacagATCGCAGTTTTTGTCGAACAGAGAATTAAATTTAATGACTTTTTTCTGCTCGATGGACaggaaaaatagaagaaaacataaaatttcagccatttagaaatttcaaaaaattgttttctagaAAACACGTGAAAAATACAGATCGGAATTTTTGTCGAacagaatttgaatttttatgccTTTTTTCTGCTGTATGAATAGGAAAAAtggaagaaaacataaaatttcagccttttagaaattttaaaattgtttttcagaacaaatgtaaaaaaaacatgaaaaatcgCAATTTTTGCCGAaaagagttttaatttttatgccatTTTTCTGTTGAATGAGCTAAAAAAAATGAGGGAAAACCTAAATTTTTAGCTTttggaattttggaaaaaaattgtttttcaaaaaaaatgtggaaaaaacattacaaatacAAATGGCAATTAATGCCGAATAGACTTTTAATTTgtgtgccatttttcttctgcaAGGGTTAAAAACAATGACGGAAAACCATAACATTTCACCTTTTTTGAGATTTGGaagcataaaaattgtttttcaaaaaaatgtatttcaaattataaaattaaaaaaatttctttttttttgtgaacaaattttttttagttcttcttcttcttaattggcgctagaaccacttacgcgattttggccgagtttaacaaagcgctccagtcgcttctttctcgtgctaaccggcaccagttggacacaccaagtgaagccaagtccttctccacctgatctttccaacgcagaggaggccgccctcttcctctgctaccaccagctggtaccgcatcgaatactttcaaagccggagcgtttgtatccattcggacaacatgacccagccaacgaagccgctgcatctttattcgctgcgctatgtctacgtcgtcgtaaagctcatacagctcatcgttccatcgtctgcgatattcgccgttgccaacgtgcaaaggtccaaaaatcttacgcagaatctttctctcgaacactccaagcgtcgcttcatcggatgttgtcatcgtccaagcttctgcgccatacgttaggacgggcatgatgagagtcttgtagagtgttagttttgttcgtcgagagaggactttactactcagttgcctacttagtccaaagtagcacttgttggcaagagagattatacgttggatttcaaggctgacattgttatcggtgttaatgctggttcctaaatagacgaagtcttttacaacctcgaaattataactgtctacactgacgtgggtgccgatacgcgagtgcgccgactgtttgtttgaagacaggaggtacttcgttttgtcctcgttcaccaccaacccattcgctttgcctctttatccagtttggagaaggcagaactaacagcgtggttgttaaggccgatgatgtcaatatcatcggcatacgccagcaattgtacgctcttataaaaaattgtgcctgagcgattaagttctgcggctcgtacgatgctctccaacatcaggttaaagaagtcacacgactgCGAGTcaacctgtctgaaacctcgtttggtatcaaacggctcggagaggtccttcccaattctgacggcgctgctggtgttgagcaacgtcatcttacatagccgtattagttttgcggggataccaaattcagacatagcggcatacaggtaactcctttccgtactgtcgaatgcagctttgaagtcgacgaaaagatggtgtgtgtcgattctcctttcatgggtattttccaagatttggcgtattgagaatatttggtcgatggtagactttccaggtctgaagccacactgataaggtccaatcagttggttgacggtgggcttcagcctttcatacaatacgctcgctagaaccttataggcgatatttagaaaactaatcccgcggtaattggcacaaattgcaggatcgcccttcttatggattgggcagagcatacgtaaattccaatcggcaggcatgctttcatccgaccatattttgcatagaagctgatgcatgcaccttaccagctcctcgccgccatgtttgaatagctcacccggcagtccgtcggcgcccgcggctttgttgttctttagccgtgttattgctattctcacctcgtcatgatcgggtagcggaacgacaattccgtcgtcaacgattgg is a genomic window of Anastrepha ludens isolate Willacy chromosome 6, idAnaLude1.1, whole genome shotgun sequence containing:
- the LOC128868318 gene encoding uncharacterized protein LOC128868318: MYYPISLLTILLGASVQNAKSRYISLSFNISLTMDEDHQKQQQQQRTSAYATVLRSCMKEIEFTKAELQRFRLSLLSRDPEVLKSAKEQTAQQRRVAEIEEDDSLHTEAANRYETRFKENTPQNNAIAYEDAKVFGSDEEALQCFVYCLYEQLVLTSKSVYMEYELFAKLYAILGRERHLVKECLNFNMNNKCESSYKMRLCNSRLQMLESEERLRDAFEYGGRADESVVEEDNDVDMGENQKENTTQTQ
- the LOC128867260 gene encoding uncharacterized protein LOC128867260 yields the protein MQTFSSLPLLLAILFSSVISQLYAADDQAARETCIKQANLNADELNRVKSESAVMKLVDDDSEALKCYQRCYYRQLGLMDDAGKAVVPLLVDYISKITGVSDKKKITEVFLSCKSVKRDSECDKVYQIGKCIMQKLAV